The genomic stretch TCACGTCAATGGTCTTGGACGTGAGATAGCCGTCGACCGCGGCGATCGTGGCTGCGGGGCTGGCTTCGCCCGCCGAGGTGGCGCAGGCGCTCCGTTCGGACTCCGTCGCCGGTTTGTCCACCCAGGCGAGGCACCCGAGCTGCGGCACGATCATGTCGACCAGGATCTTGGTGCGGGGCAGGCGGGACCGGATATCGCGCGAGGCCTGCGCCAGGAACTCGCCCGCCTGCTGGGGGGTGTCGATGCCGTCGTAGTACCCCAGCTCGTCGGCGATCTTGATGCCGACCACTCCGGGACGGCTGGCGAGCTTCACCGCGATGTTGAGGACGTCGTCATATCGCTGCCCTCCCTTCTGCCACGCCTTGACCAGGTCCGCCTCAACCCAGACGGCCGTCTTCCGTGCCGCGATCCTGTCGGCCAGGTCGATGTACTGGGCGCGCGGCGTTGCCGTGGGTGCGGGGCCCGACGCCCGCGGTCTCGCCGCACTCCCGCCGGACTGGCAGCCGGACAGCACAAGCAGGGTGCAGACCAGCGCGGCAGTCGCCCCCGTGCGGGCGAGCTCGTTCTTCATGTCTGGTTCCTTGTCATCCGCCACATCGCAAGAACGAGCAGCACATCGGTCGACAGATAGGCCGCAGCAGACGCCCACGCGGCCCCCACCGCGGCGTGGCCGGGGATCAGCAGCAGGTCCAGCACCAGGGTGACGACCAGTCCGGTGCCCAGCAGCATCGAGTTGAGCCCCGGTCGCCCTGAGCCCAGCAGGAAGGCACTGCCGAAACCGGCGGCAGGTTCGACGACCAGCCCGCCCAAGATGATGACCGCGGGCCAGATCGCGGCCCGGAACTCCTCGCCGAACACCCATGGGAAGAGCGGGAACGCCAGCAGGGATAGGACCGCGGCCGAAAGAAGTCCGAAGGCCAGCAGCGGTGCCGTCAGCCGGCGGGCTCGACGCCCGAAGCTCGACGCGCCCATCCGTGCCACTCTCGGGTAGGCCACCCAGGTGACGGCAAGCGCCGGCAGGCGCAGCAGCTCGGCGTACTTCGAGGCGACGGCGTAGGTGCCCACGGCAGCGGGCCCGGCCATGACCCCCAGGACCACGAAGTCGAAGCGCAGGTTCAGGAGCCCCATCACCCCGCCCACCTGGCTGCGCGTGCCGAACAGAACCACTCGGCGCGCGAGTCCCAGATCAGCGCGGCCGGACATCCGCAACCCGGTTTTGCGGACCCGTCGTGACATGCGGACCCACGCAGGGACCGCCACCATGATGTCTGCCACCAGCAACGAGAAGACGATGAGCCAGGGTCCCCGCATCCCGGCCACGTACCCGGCAAGGTAGGGCGGCAGGAACGCGACCTCTTCGCCGGCCGTGACCAGGTTGGAGCCACGGAGATCGTCAAGCGCCTGAAGGCTCGACTTGGCCACCGAGACCGGGAGCTGGGTGAAGACGGTGATGCCGGCGGCGGCCACGACCGCAACGGTCGTGGACGAGATGATGAACCGCTGGATCATGGGTGCCAGGGCGAACCACAGGAGGGTCCCGGCCAGACCACCGGCGACCATGACCGCGATGAGGGTCGGCCACAGCCGGGGGTGGTCGCGGTCTGGTCCCGCGATGAAGTAGCCCATGGCGGTGGGCAGCCCGCAGGCAGCAAGGACGCCCGCCAGGCCGGGGAGAACCCGTAGGAGCGCCAGCACGCCCACGTCACTGGGTCCGCCCGAACGCGCGACGAGGACGGTGACAGCGGTGACGGCCGCGATCGCGACGATCCGGCTGCCCATGTTGTCCACCACGGCGCGCCCCGGAAGGCCGCGACGTCCCTGGCCCCGTAATCCTGCCCTCACGGCCTGCGTCAGCGCAGCCATTGACGA from Actinomycetes bacterium encodes the following:
- a CDS encoding oligosaccharide flippase family protein, giving the protein MGSRIVAIAAVTAVTVLVARSGGPSDVGVLALLRVLPGLAGVLAACGLPTAMGYFIAGPDRDHPRLWPTLIAVMVAGGLAGTLLWFALAPMIQRFIISSTTVAVVAAAGITVFTQLPVSVAKSSLQALDDLRGSNLVTAGEEVAFLPPYLAGYVAGMRGPWLIVFSLLVADIMVAVPAWVRMSRRVRKTGLRMSGRADLGLARRVVLFGTRSQVGGVMGLLNLRFDFVVLGVMAGPAAVGTYAVASKYAELLRLPALAVTWVAYPRVARMGASSFGRRARRLTAPLLAFGLLSAAVLSLLAFPLFPWVFGEEFRAAIWPAVIILGGLVVEPAAGFGSAFLLGSGRPGLNSMLLGTGLVVTLVLDLLLIPGHAAVGAAWASAAAYLSTDVLLVLAMWRMTRNQT